The Aerococcus loyolae genome contains the following window.
TAAATTAAGCCGCTTGATTAACTAGTGGTTCCTCCCTTAATGATTTGGTAAGGAAGCTTCAGGTCAGTGTCAAGCGTTTCATTTTCCATTAACTTGGTCAAGGCCCGCATGGCAACAGCACCAATATCATAAATTGGTGGGGCAATTGAGGAGAGTTCTGGACGTGACATGTTGACAATTGAAGAATTATCTGAAGCCATGATTTCGACCTCTTCAGGGACCTTAACGCCATTATCCAATAGGGCATTGAGTAAGCCAATGGCAATGGTATCATCGGTAGCAATCGCAGCATCCGCTTCTATTTCAGTGAAAGTCTCGTAAAGGGCATAGCCTGAGTCATAAGAAGGTGACTTAGCCGCAATTAATAAGTCTTCATTGACGGCATGTCCAGCTTCTGTTAAGGCCTTTTCATAACCTTGTAATTGCCGGCTTTGGCTTACCTTGAAGCCTTGGTCACTACCGACTAGGGCGATCCGTTTCTTGCCGTTAGCTAAGAAATCTTTAGTGACTTGGTAGTAGGCATCTTCCACGTCTATATTAATCGTAGGCATGGTTGCTTCAGGATCGATTAAATCAGTGAAGACGCAAGGACGACCAGCGGCGGAAATTTTTTGCCGGGCCTCTTGGGAAATGCTATTCCCGATAAAGATAATGCCGTCGACTTGCTTCATAATTAAACTTTCCACCCCAGCAGCGTCATGCTCAGGGTCGGCGTTAGCTAAAATAATATTGTATTCATACATATTAGCAATATCATCGATTCCCAAAGCCAGAGAACTGTAATAAGGGTTAGTAATGTCTGGCAAGAGTACCCCGATATAGCGGGTTCGCTTGCTGGCTAAACCGCGGGCAATGACGTTAGGATGGTAATTTAATTCTTTAATCACTTTCATGACTTTTTCTCTAGTTTTAGGGCGCACATTAGGATTTCCGTTAACGACACGTGAAACTGTGGCCATGGATACCCCTGCTTGGTGGGCGACATCATAGATTGTCACGTTTTGTTTCTCCATAATAAAACTCCTTCGAAAAAATTTACTGACTTAATATAGCAAAGGTGTTTTTCTTTTGCAACCGTTTACTCATTCATTATATCACGTTTTCATTAACTTTCATAAAAAATAAAATCTTTCCTTAAAAGTTATCGTAGCTTATTAGACTGAAAAGCGCTTAAGCCTGCTTGCTGTCTAAGAAAACACCTGTCTCTTTCATTATATATAAAATATTAATTTAAAAATTTTAGCATAAAATGATAAATAGAAAAAGTTTTTGTAACAAAAAAACATTCTTGACAGTATTTCTCTAAGCATTGAGCTTTTTCCTATTGACAAAAGGCCCTAAGTCGGCCACAATGGATGTTAGTTTAGACTAGTAAATTGTTGAAGGGTTAAGAGAGAGTTTGGCTGCTGAAAAAACTACCCCGCTCACAATTGAACCTACTAAGATACTAAGTAAAACTTAGCAAGTGCAAGCATTTGCAGGGGAGACACCCTTATCGTCCAATGAGATAAGCAAAAGCTTAATAAAGGTGGTACCGCGAGTCATATCGTCCTTTTAGGGGATGGTGGACTCGCTTTTTTTATCGGATAAAGTGGAAAAGGAGATTACAATGGCAAAAGAAACAACAAGTCATTTACAAGAAAATGATTTTTCTAAGTGGTATTTACAAAGTATTCAAAAGGCTGATTTATTTGCCTATGGTCCTGTTCGTGGAACCATGGTCTTTAAACCTAATGGCTACGTCTTATGGGAAAAAATTAAGACCGAATTTGATAAGAAATTTAAAGCATCAGGAGTAAAGAATTGTTACTTCCCCATGTTAATTCCCGAGTCCTTCTTCAAGAAAGAAGCTGACCATGTTGAGGGCTTTGCCCCTGAATTACCCTGGGTAACTCGGGCGGGTGACGAAGAATTAGAGGAACCAGTTGCCCTTCGTCCAACTTCAGAAACCCTCTTTGGTAATGCCATGTCTGACTGGATTAACTCTTACCGTGATTTACCTATGGAACTTAACCAATGGGCCAATGTTTTCCGCTGGGAGAAACGGACTCTACCATTTTTAAGAACCTCTGAATTTCTCTGGCAAGAAGGCCACTGTGCTTACGCTACTGAAGAAGAAGCTCGGGAACGGACCATGCACTTTCTTAAGGTATATCAAGAAACCGTCGAAGACTTATTAGCCTTACCCGTTTACGCTGGTCAAAAAACCCCTTCGGAAAAATTTGCTGGCGGGGTGGATACCTATTCTATCGAGGCCATGGTGAAAGACACCAAATCTGTGCAAGCAGGGACCTCACACTACTTGGGGACCAATTTTGCCGAAGCCTTTGACATTAAGTATCTTAATACCGAAAACCAACACGTTTATGCCCATACCAGTTCTTGGGGCGCCTCGACCCGTTTGATCGGGACCATGATTATGGTCCATGGTGACGAAAAGGGAGTTGTCTTCCCACCAAAAATGGCACCAATTCAAATTGCTTTGATTCCAGTTGGCAATGTGAAGAAGAACCCTGAAGTCCTTACCCGCCTCGAAGCCATTGAAAAGGACCTACAAGCAGCCGGTTATTCAACTTATTTAGATGATTCCAATAATTCAGCAGGCTACAAGTACAATGAGGCCGAAGTAAAAGGGGTCCCACTACGGATCGAATTTGGTCCACGGGATATGGAAAAGGGCCAATGCATGATTAAAATGCGTGACTTAGAGGATAAAGAAGCGGTTAACTTAGATGACTTACTCGACAAGGTTGCTAGTGAAATGGAAACCATGCAAAAACGTCTCTATGACAAGGCCGACCAATTCCGTCATGACCATGAACATTTCGACATCGACACCCTGGACCAATTAAAGGCACATATCAAGTCTTGTGAAGAAAAGGGAGAATACCCAGGCTGGGTACTTGCTGGCTGGGATGGCACGGAAGAAACAGAAGCCAAGGTCAAAGAAGAAACCGGCTTCACTACCCGGAACATCCCCTTTGAACCAGCAGTTGAAAAAACCGTCGACCTGGTCAGTGGAAAACCCGCAAAACACACCGTTTGGTTTGCCCGCGCATATTAAAATAGAGTGCGAGCTG
Protein-coding sequences here:
- a CDS encoding substrate-binding domain-containing protein, whose product is MEKQNVTIYDVAHQAGVSMATVSRVVNGNPNVRPKTREKVMKVIKELNYHPNVIARGLASKRTRYIGVLLPDITNPYYSSLALGIDDIANMYEYNIILANADPEHDAAGVESLIMKQVDGIIFIGNSISQEARQKISAAGRPCVFTDLIDPEATMPTINIDVEDAYYQVTKDFLANGKKRIALVGSDQGFKVSQSRQLQGYEKALTEAGHAVNEDLLIAAKSPSYDSGYALYETFTEIEADAAIATDDTIAIGLLNALLDNGVKVPEEVEIMASDNSSIVNMSRPELSSIAPPIYDIGAVAMRALTKLMENETLDTDLKLPYQIIKGGTTS
- the proS gene encoding proline--tRNA ligase — protein: MAKETTSHLQENDFSKWYLQSIQKADLFAYGPVRGTMVFKPNGYVLWEKIKTEFDKKFKASGVKNCYFPMLIPESFFKKEADHVEGFAPELPWVTRAGDEELEEPVALRPTSETLFGNAMSDWINSYRDLPMELNQWANVFRWEKRTLPFLRTSEFLWQEGHCAYATEEEARERTMHFLKVYQETVEDLLALPVYAGQKTPSEKFAGGVDTYSIEAMVKDTKSVQAGTSHYLGTNFAEAFDIKYLNTENQHVYAHTSSWGASTRLIGTMIMVHGDEKGVVFPPKMAPIQIALIPVGNVKKNPEVLTRLEAIEKDLQAAGYSTYLDDSNNSAGYKYNEAEVKGVPLRIEFGPRDMEKGQCMIKMRDLEDKEAVNLDDLLDKVASEMETMQKRLYDKADQFRHDHEHFDIDTLDQLKAHIKSCEEKGEYPGWVLAGWDGTEETEAKVKEETGFTTRNIPFEPAVEKTVDLVSGKPAKHTVWFARAY